The Veillonellales bacterium nucleotide sequence CTATTATGCCGGTTATAATCACAAATAGTATTATATATTTCGTTATGCTTATTTATCCATCAAATAAAAATCTTAAATAAAATTAACAATACAATCCCCGGCAAACCCAAGAAGCCGGCAATCAAAGCCGTAAGTGGGTTAATGGCAATGGTAAACCCGATATGGGCTCCCACAAAATTCAAGATCCAAAGCATAATACCGCCAATCAAACCATTATAAATGAATTTCAATACCAAGCGCAGCGGCATTAAAAACATTCGACCCACTAAATAAATCAGAATAATTCCAAAAAGATAGGCTAAAATGACATTAAATTCTCCCGGCAGTACTGGCATACGTTTCCCCCGCTTTCCCTGTATTTATATCCATTGTAAAGTACAATGCTCCCTTTGTCATGCTCTATTTTCCCAAACAATTGCTATAGATTTTTCGTATGGCCCCCGTCCGTCTGGCCTGTTTTACTAAATACATGTACTTTCGTTCCGTCGTCTTTATCAAGTACGCCGCATATTCGATCAAATCATTATCTGTCACATCATTATAGAACTGCTGGGCGTACAACCAATCCTGCCTAGCCTGATCTATCATTTCGCTTAATGACGGAATGGGTGTGACAGGCCGATTGCTTCCAAACAGCCAGCCTGCTATTTTTTCTATAGACCGGACAAATTTCATATCAGCACCTCCATTTGCTAATATATATTTACCCTGTCCCTATTTATGACTCATTCGTATAAAAAAGAGAGCAGATCGTTCTGCTCTCAAAATTCCGCATCCATATTGTGCCTGGTGTAAGGCGAATAAGTAACCCCCGCCTGCCGGGCCTGTTTCAATAAGTAGATGTATTTTTTCTCTGCGGCCTGCATACGAAACACCGCATAATCTACCAGATCCTGATCCGATACTGTATTATAGTAGCTTTGGGCGCTCAGCCATTCCTGCCGGGCCTGTTCCACTACATCGGTCAGCGGCGGCATAGGCCTTACTTCCGGCGGATCATTACGCAGCACCCGCCCTACCCAGTTCCGGCAAGCGTCCTTTACATTAGCATTCCAGTTAAGGTTCATTTCATCCCCTCCTATTACGGTTATTTTTCCCAAACAGGAGGGCCCTTAATCATTTTTCCGTTAAAAAATTTTATTACATTTCCCGGCGATTTTCCAGGGCTTTGGATAAGGTAACCTCGTCGGCATACTCTAAATCGCCGCCTACCGGCAGCCCGTGAGCGATACGGGTTACCCGGATGCCCAAAGGTTTTAACAGCTTTGCAACATACATCGCTGTCGCTTCTCCTTCCACATCCGGATTGGTAGCCATAATCACTTCGGCAACGATTCCTGCCTGCAGCCGGTTCAGTAGTTCCTTAATCTTAATGTTCTCCGGGCCGATGCCTTCCAGCGGCGACAACGCTCCGTGCAGCACATGATACCTGCCGCGATATTCCCGGGTCCGTTCCATAGCCGCCACATCCCGGGGTTCTTCCACCACACAGAGAAGGGACGAATCCCTCTCCTCGGACCGACAGATTTGGCAAGGATTACAATCGGTTAAGTTAAAGCAAATCTTACAGTAACCAATCTTTTGTTTGGCATCCACAATCGCATGAGCCAACGCCTCGGCCCGTGCCTTATCCATTTCCAAAACATGATAGGCCAGCCGGATTGCGGTTTTGGGGCCAATCCCCGGCAAAGCGCGGAATTGTTCGATCAACTTCGCCAGGG carries:
- a CDS encoding pro-sigmaK processing inhibitor BofA family protein; translation: MPVLPGEFNVILAYLFGIILIYLVGRMFLMPLRLVLKFIYNGLIGGIMLWILNFVGAHIGFTIAINPLTALIAGFLGLPGIVLLILFKIFI
- a CDS encoding DUF2508 family protein translates to MKFVRSIEKIAGWLFGSNRPVTPIPSLSEMIDQARQDWLYAQQFYNDVTDNDLIEYAAYLIKTTERKYMYLVKQARRTGAIRKIYSNCLGK
- a CDS encoding YaaL family protein, yielding MNLNWNANVKDACRNWVGRVLRNDPPEVRPMPPLTDVVEQARQEWLSAQSYYNTVSDQDLVDYAVFRMQAAEKKYIYLLKQARQAGVTYSPYTRHNMDAEF
- the recR gene encoding recombination mediator RecR, which encodes MQYIAPLAKLIEQFRALPGIGPKTAIRLAYHVLEMDKARAEALAHAIVDAKQKIGYCKICFNLTDCNPCQICRSEERDSSLLCVVEEPRDVAAMERTREYRGRYHVLHGALSPLEGIGPENIKIKELLNRLQAGIVAEVIMATNPDVEGEATAMYVAKLLKPLGIRVTRIAHGLPVGGDLEYADEVTLSKALENRREM